From the genome of Tsukamurella pulmonis:
CTGCGGACCGCGATCACCCAGACGGCGGGCGCGCTGCAGGACGTCAAGGTCAAGGTCGACGACGGCGATCTCACGGCCGGTGTCTCCCTCGCGCGCGAGGACCACGCCGAGGTGCTGCTCAACGTCCGCCAGCAGGTGTCGACGCAGGGCGTGCCCGTCGCGACGATGCAGTCGCCCATGAAGTTCGTACTCGACCGGTTCGACGGCGCGTGGAAGGTCAGCTCGATCACGCCGCTCTGACGGCGGCGGCGCGGGCGTCAGGCCGGCGCGGGACGCTTCGCCGCGAGTCGTCGCCCGACGACCGTGCCGAGGGACGCCGGGATCACGATGAGCAGCGCGGTGAAGCACGCGCCGACGACCAGCTCGAAGGGCAGCGAGCCCTGTCCGATCCCGGGCAGCAGCCACGTGCCGAGCACCCAGCACACCGCGCCGGAGACGACGCCCGCGAACAACCCGGCCTTGAACCAGCGGCCGACGAGGTCGATCCCCTGCTCCGACACCGGGTACCGGCGCGCGTCGGTGAGCCCGTCGTATCCGCCGAACACGATGGCCACGGCCACCACCACTGCGACCGCTGTGAAGCGCTGCGCGGTCCCGTGGGTCGGGAAGGCGACGATGCCCCACGCCAGCGCGGAGCGCACGACGACCTGCACCGCCGCGAGGGCGATGCCACGGATCAGCCATGGTTTCATGCGCCGATTCTATCCGCCGCGCGCCCGCGTGCTCGTCGTCGGCCTCCTCACGAGACCGCCGTACCGAACAGCCCGAAACGACGGAGCGCCGGGCGGGATCTCCCGGCCGGCGCTCGCGACGAATCACCCTCTTAGAGCATGCAGCTGACGCAGCCCTCGACCTCGGTGCCCTCGAGCGCCATCTGGCGCAGGCGGATGTAGTAGAGGGTCTTGATGCCCTTGCGCCATGCGTAGATCTGCGCGCGGTTCACGTCGCGGGTGGTGGCGGTGTCCTTGAAGAACAGCGTCAGCGACAGGCCCTGGTCCACGTGCTGGGTGGCGGCTGCGTACGTGTCGATGATCTTCTCGTAGCCGATCTCGTACGCGTCCTGGTAGTACTCCAGGTTGTCGTTGTCCATGTACGGCGCCGGGTAGTACACGCGGCCGATCTTGCCCTCCTTGCGGATCTCGACCTTCGCCGCGACGGGGTGGATCGAGCTCGTGGAGTGGTTGATGTAGCTGATCGAGCCGGTGGGCGGCACCGCCTGCAGGTTCTGGTTGTAGAGCCCGTGCTTCTGCACGTCGGACTTGAGCTCGCGCCAGTCGTCCTGGGTGGGGATGTGGATCTCGGCGTCGGCGAAGAGCCCGGCGACCTTGTCGGTGGCCGGCTTCCACTCCTGCTCGGTGTACTTGTCGAAGAACTCCCCCGAGGCGTACTTGCTGTTCTCGAAACCGCCGAAGGACTGGCCGCGCTCGCGAGCGATGTTGTTCGACGCGCGGATCGCGTGGAAGAGCACCGTGTAGAAGTAGATGTTCGTGAAGTCGACGCCCTCGTCGGAGCCGTAGAAGACCCGCTCGCGCGCCAGATAGCCGTGCAGGTTCATCTGCCCCAGGCCGATGGCATGGCTCAGCTTGTTGCCGTACTCGATCGACGGCACGGAGCTGATGTCGGTCTGGTCCGAGACGGCGGTGAGGCCGCGGATGGCGGTCTCGATGGTGGCGCCGAAGTCGGGGCTGTCCATGGTCTTCGCGATGTTCAGCGAGCCCAGGTTGCAGGAGATGTCCTTGCCGATCTCGGCGTAGGACAGGTCGTCGTTGTAGGTCGACGGGGTGCTCACCTGCAGGATCTCGCTGCACAGGTTCGAGTGGGTGATCTTGCCGGCGATCGGGTTCGCCCGGTTCACCGTGTCCTCGTACATGATGTACGGGTAGCCGGACTCGAACTGCAGCTCGGCGAGGGTCTGGAAGAACTCGCGCGCGTTGATCTTGGTCTTGCGGATCCGCGAGTCGTCCACCATCTCGTGGTACTTCTCCGAGACGTTGACATCGGCGAAGGGCACGCCGTACACCCGCTCCACGTCGTACGGGGAGAACAGGTACATGTCGTCGTTGTTCTTCGCGAGCTCGAACGTGATGTCCGGGATCACCACGCCCAGCGACAGGGTCTTGATGCGGATCTTCTCGTCCGCGTTCTCCCGCTTGGTGTCGAGGAAGCGGTAGATGTCGGGGTGGTGCGCGTGCAGGTACACCGCGCCCGCGCCCTGGCGTGCGCCGAGCTGGTTGGCGTAGCTGAACGAGTCCTCGAGCAGCTTCATGATCGGGATGACGCCCGAGCTCTGGTTCTCGATCTTCTTGATCGGGGCGCCGTGCTCGCGGATGTTGCTGAGTAGCAGCGCGACTCCGCCGCCGCGCTTGGACAGCTGCAGCGCCGAGTTGATGGAGCGGCCGATCGACTCCATGTTGTCCTCGATGCGCAGCAGGAAGCAGGAGACGGGCTCGCCGCGCTGCTTCTTGCCCGAGTTGAGGAAGGTGGGGGTGGCTGGCTGGAACCGGCCGGCGATGATCTCGTCCACCAGGTTCACGGCGAGCTTCTCGTCACCGTCGGCCAGGGTGAGCGCGACCATGCAGACGCGGTCCTCGAAGCGCTCCAGGTAGCGCTTGCCGTCGAAGGTCTTGAGCGTGTAGCTGGTGTAGTACTTGAACGCGCCGAGGAAGGTGGGGAACCGGAACTTCTTGGCGTAGGCCGCGTCGAAGAGGCCCTTGACGAACTCGCGGCTGTACTTGTTCAGCACCTCGGGCTCGTAGTAGTTCTCCTCGACGAGGTAGTCGAGCTTCTCGTCCAGGTTGTGGAAGAAGACGGTGTTCTGGTTGACGTGCTGCAGGAAGTACTGCCGCGCGGCCTCGCGGTCCTTGTCGAACTGGATGCGGCCGTCCTTGTCGTACAGGTTCAGCATCGCGTTCAGGGCGTGGAAGTCCAGCTCGCTGTGGCCGGGGCCGCCGTGGACGCCGGACTGGCTCGCGGAGGGGACGAGGTCTTCCTGTGTTGCGGTCATGAGCGCGCGCTTTCCTTGAGATCGTTGCGGGTGAAGAAGTCGACGAGACCGGTGCGGACGCGCTCGACGTCCTCGGTGGTACCCATCAGCTCGAAGCGGTACAGGTACGGGACCCGGCATTTGCGGGAGATCACATCACCCGCGTAGCAGAACTCTTCGCCGAAATTGGTGTTCCCGGCCGCGACGACGCCGCGGAGCAGGGAACGGTTGTGCTGGTCGTTGAGGAACCGGATCACCTGTTTGGGGACGTATCCCCCGCCGGAGACCGCGGTGGCCTGCTTGCCTCCGCCGTAGGTCGGGGTGATCAGGACGAACGGCTCGTCGACGGTAAGGGGCTCCTCGCCGCGCGTCACGGGGATCCGCAGCGCGCGCATGCCCAGCTTCGTCACGAATCGGTGCGTGTTCTCCGACACCGATGAGAAGTAGACGACGAGGGGCGAAGCCATCGCTACGCCGTGGCGGCGACGGCGGCGAGCGCCTTGACCCGGTCCGGGCGGAAGCCCGACCAGTGCGCGTCACCGGCGACGACGACGGGGGCCTGCAGGTAGCCGAGGGCCATCACGTAGTCGCGGGCCTCCGCGTCCTCGGTGATGTCCACCACGCGGTAGTCGAGGCCGGCCTTGTCGAGCGCCTTGTACGTGGCGTTGCACTGCACGCAGGCGGGCTTGGTGTAGACGGTGATCTCGACCTGGCTCATGGACGGCTCCCCTTCGCTGGACGGTCCCGAAGACTGCTCGGAACCCGATTATCGACCTACGGACTGACAAGTTTTCTCGCCACGTTTACCTGCGTGAACTCGGTCGACCCAGGGACTCCTCAACGACGTCCCCGCACCTCCCGGACCGCCTTTCGGCTCGTCCGCTCGCGCAGTGGAC
Proteins encoded in this window:
- a CDS encoding B-4DMT family transporter; amino-acid sequence: MKPWLIRGIALAAVQVVVRSALAWGIVAFPTHGTAQRFTAVAVVVAVAIVFGGYDGLTDARRYPVSEQGIDLVGRWFKAGLFAGVVSGAVCWVLGTWLLPGIGQGSLPFELVVGACFTALLIVIPASLGTVVGRRLAAKRPAPA
- the nrdE gene encoding class 1b ribonucleoside-diphosphate reductase subunit alpha, with protein sequence MTATQEDLVPSASQSGVHGGPGHSELDFHALNAMLNLYDKDGRIQFDKDREAARQYFLQHVNQNTVFFHNLDEKLDYLVEENYYEPEVLNKYSREFVKGLFDAAYAKKFRFPTFLGAFKYYTSYTLKTFDGKRYLERFEDRVCMVALTLADGDEKLAVNLVDEIIAGRFQPATPTFLNSGKKQRGEPVSCFLLRIEDNMESIGRSINSALQLSKRGGGVALLLSNIREHGAPIKKIENQSSGVIPIMKLLEDSFSYANQLGARQGAGAVYLHAHHPDIYRFLDTKRENADEKIRIKTLSLGVVIPDITFELAKNNDDMYLFSPYDVERVYGVPFADVNVSEKYHEMVDDSRIRKTKINAREFFQTLAELQFESGYPYIMYEDTVNRANPIAGKITHSNLCSEILQVSTPSTYNDDLSYAEIGKDISCNLGSLNIAKTMDSPDFGATIETAIRGLTAVSDQTDISSVPSIEYGNKLSHAIGLGQMNLHGYLARERVFYGSDEGVDFTNIYFYTVLFHAIRASNNIARERGQSFGGFENSKYASGEFFDKYTEQEWKPATDKVAGLFADAEIHIPTQDDWRELKSDVQKHGLYNQNLQAVPPTGSISYINHSTSSIHPVAAKVEIRKEGKIGRVYYPAPYMDNDNLEYYQDAYEIGYEKIIDTYAAATQHVDQGLSLTLFFKDTATTRDVNRAQIYAWRKGIKTLYYIRLRQMALEGTEVEGCVSCML
- the nrdI gene encoding class Ib ribonucleoside-diphosphate reductase assembly flavoprotein NrdI, producing MASPLVVYFSSVSENTHRFVTKLGMRALRIPVTRGEEPLTVDEPFVLITPTYGGGKQATAVSGGGYVPKQVIRFLNDQHNRSLLRGVVAAGNTNFGEEFCYAGDVISRKCRVPYLYRFELMGTTEDVERVRTGLVDFFTRNDLKESARS
- the nrdH gene encoding glutaredoxin-like protein NrdH — encoded protein: MSQVEITVYTKPACVQCNATYKALDKAGLDYRVVDITEDAEARDYVMALGYLQAPVVVAGDAHWSGFRPDRVKALAAVAATA